In Candidatus Binatus sp., the DNA window TTTTGCGCGGCACGCGGACGTTGTCGAAGAACACTTCATTGAAGCCGCGATCGCCGGTCATCTGAGCCAGGGGACGCACGGTGATTCCCGGCGTGTGCATGTCGATAAGCATGTACGAAATGCCGCGATGCTTGGGCGCTTCGGGGTCGGTGCGCACCAGGCAGAACATCATGTCGGCGTATTGCGCGCCGGAGGTCCAGACTTTCTGGCCGTTGACGACGAACTCATCGCCGACGATTTCCGCGCGCGTCTTCAGCGCGGCGAGGTCGGAACCCGCGCCGGGTTCGGAGTAACCCTGACACCAGATTTCCTCGGCGGTGAGAATCTTCGGCAGGTAGCGCTGCTTCTGGTCCTCGCTGCCCCACGAGATAAGCGTCGGCCCGAGCATCGAGAGTCCCAATTGGCCGACCAGATACGGCGCCTTCGCCCGGACCATCTCGTCGTTGAGGATCGATTGCCGCACGGGATCCAACGCCTGGCCGCCGTATTCCTTGGGCCATGCGAGCGCGACGTAGCCCGCCTGGTACAGTCCGCGCTGCCAGGCCTTGGCCTTGGCGATCCAGGTCTTGTCATCGCGGCCCTCGCTGTCACCCGACAGGCCGCTGCTCGGCATGTTCTCGGCGAACCAGCTGCGGACCTTTAGCCGAAATGCTTCTTCTTCGGACGTGAATTGAAGATCCATGTGCGAGACACTCCTGCGGTCGTGATTGCGCTTCGGCTCGGGCGTACCGCGGCTTCGCGTCCAGCATAGTCAATACCACGTCGCCGCGAAAAGCGCGCATCGCACGCGGGAATCGCGGCTGCAGGCCGATTGCCTGCTCAGATCGGCGTTGTTAGAGTTTTTTTAAAGTCGATCACAATCCAGTTTTGCCGATAGACCGGGGTTCACAAGATGGCGACGACGATCACCAACGAATGCATCAATTGCGGAGCATGCGAGCCGGAGTGTCCGAACACGGCGATTTACGCGGGCGGAGCGCCGTGGGAGCTCGACGGCGCGTCGAGTCCCGCAATCGCACAGGACATTTATTACATTGTGCCGTCGAAGTGCACCGAATGCGTCGGCTTCTTCGACCATGAAGCGTGCGCGGCGGTATGTCCGGTAGATTGCTGCATCCCCGACCCGGCCAACGTCGAGAGCGAAGGCGTGCTGCACGCGCGCGCGCGCAAGTTGCATCCCGACGAGACGATCCCCGACGAGCCACCGTCGCGCTTTCGCAAACCGGCGGTCGCGGCCAGCGCGCAAGCGCCCGCGGCCAATGCCGCAGCAGTCGAAGCAGTCGTGCCGGTCGCGCCCAAGCCAGCGCCCGCGCCGGCGGAGGCTGCTAAACCTGCAGCGGCGCCAGCAGCGGCGGAGGCTGCGAAACCTCCCGTCGCACCAGCAACTGCAGCGGCGCCAACTGCGGCACCCAAGCCCGCGCCTGCTGCAACTGCAGCATCCAAGCCTGCCGCGGCGGCGGCGGCGAAACCTGTGGTCGCACCAGCAGCGGCGGCGCCGGCAGCGGCGGTGAGTCTCGCGATGATGCGTCTGCCGAAGGACGTCAGTGCGTTGCCCGGACCAATTGGCGAGAAACATTTCCCCGGCGAGCTCGAAGCTGATTTCGATGCCGTCCTGGCTTCAGTTAACGCTTCGCGGGTTCGCACAGCGCCGGCGTCGGTGCAAATCGCGCTTCGGCTTGCCGAGCCGGTTCTCGGCGCGATGCCGGCCGGCGTAAAGGCGCGACTCGAAGAGACGGTGGGCAGCAGCGCAGCATTTTCGAGAGTCCGCTCGACGGCACTCAACCTGGTTCTGAATCTGATTCTGTACCCCGTTGTACTGACTGCGTATGCGGTTGTGGTGCTCGGCGACCGGCTGTTTTCGCAGAGTACGGGCGGATGGATCATGCTCGGCGTATTGATTGCGTCGGCGGAGGCCGCGTGGCGTTTGCGCGAGGGAGTGATTCACGCCAAGCCCGCCGGCGAGCTGACGTATCGCGGATGCTGGTACGGGCTCGGGCTCGCGCCGCTCGGCTCCATGCTCGCACGTGCGATGGGCGCGGGCAGGAGAACAGAGCGCAAGGTGGCATTCGACGGGTTCGAGGGCGCCATGCACGAAGACAAGACCGAGCGCGATCGCCGCTACGGGACCGTTTACACCGTCGCCGAGTATGCCAACGCGTACCTGGTTCGGCTCGAGATGCCGCGCAAGCTGCCGCTGTCATCGCTCAAGCGGTTGTGGGATTTGCCCGACGAGATGCCCGACTACGATTACAACATCATGCTCGGCGACAACGTGCTTGCGGTCAACGCAAGCGTGCGCGGCGAAACGCTGCGCCGATTGTCCTACATCTCGCCGGCGTTCCCGGCCGATTTCACGACCCGAATCGAGTTCGGCAAGCCGGTGGTCGCGTTCAAGCATCGGATGCGCGACAAGCTGCTCGAGGTCGTCGTTCTCAAGGCGGAGGCGGCCCAGTTTCAGCACGCCGCCTGAAAAAACCTCGCGAGCTTGAACCGGCGAACGAGCTTGGACCCGCGGATTTGGCGCGCCGGGATTGCAGTTGAGTTTGGTTGAGATGGCGATCCACATTCGGGACGCCACGGAGCGCGACCTGCCCCGTATCCTCGAGATCGAGCGGCTCGCCTTTCCCG includes these proteins:
- a CDS encoding acyl-CoA dehydrogenase family protein, encoding MDLQFTSEEEAFRLKVRSWFAENMPSSGLSGDSEGRDDKTWIAKAKAWQRGLYQAGYVALAWPKEYGGQALDPVRQSILNDEMVRAKAPYLVGQLGLSMLGPTLISWGSEDQKQRYLPKILTAEEIWCQGYSEPGAGSDLAALKTRAEIVGDEFVVNGQKVWTSGAQYADMMFCLVRTDPEAPKHRGISYMLIDMHTPGITVRPLAQMTGDRGFNEVFFDNVRVPRKNLVAKLNEGWIVANATLFHERNMLGSASGSEQRFNRLLALAKSIKRGGRPLSQDPVFRQRLVELEIRVEAMRYHALRQLTDQIRGKNPGVEAMINKLVGTELNHDLATAAMEAMGDYSMLARDDEAVLDRGYWPYEWMFSLGLVIGGGTSHIQKNIIAERGLKMPKSR